In Vigna unguiculata cultivar IT97K-499-35 chromosome 3, ASM411807v1, whole genome shotgun sequence, a single genomic region encodes these proteins:
- the LOC114178997 gene encoding uncharacterized protein LOC114178997 translates to MLPFNQTTLTPKPLNPTPSPNHHHQPPSPPPPSSSSSTAQTMTNTNPILDSNPPNLEGDSDSDIDALINAFFEPNPQFPSLDHLQGSTSDAKESSLKRGLDTGDDSSQAPIPLKRGRIDNVFFHRADLHAVIQIQNPIPSPLPLSQSLSHAAATNGDTQAVEGQGKRPVFDSDFLSRALREAEAESVFPQNSDDNDDNFDVEPADFSAPYVSLSDYRRIRNMERFRQIAKESATHYARFTSEDSADERPSSSAAPQGIDDSTSPFSISMKAIKEGATKKKGRETWVAKSQKREKRVCVPSLQELCLRTLADNADAMVSLEGVPDELRHKLCKLLCDSRKMNSHFLELLLSGSPTEIRLRDCSWLTVEQFAECFHSCDTGRLEVLQLDQCGRCIPDYALFGPLRPSPWWLPRLVNLSLSGACRLSDKGLHVLVSSAPSLRSINLSQCSLLSSVSVNILAQSLGSLLKELYLDDCLTIDAAQIVPALKKLEHLEVLSLAGIQTVSDEFIGDYITARGQNMKELVLKDCRKLTNASIKVIAEHCPGLCALDLMYLDNLTDLSMGYLTNNCRVLHTLKLCRNPFSDEAIAAFLEIAGGSLTELSLNNIKKVGHHTALSLASHSKNLHTLDLSWCRNLTDNELGLIVDSCFSLRLLKLFGCSLVTDVFLNGHSNPEIQILGLKMSPLLQNVRMPDTCEAPLRYSSVSADLMYK, encoded by the exons ATGCTACCATTCAACCAAACTACCCTAACTCCTAAACCCCTCAATCCCACTCCCTCAcccaaccaccaccaccaaccaccgtcaccaccaccaccttcctcttcttcttccactgCTCAAACCATGACCAACACCAATCCAATTCTAGACTCTAATCCTCCAAACCTCGAAGGGGATTCCGATTCTGATATTGACGCTCTCATCAATGCTTTCTTCGAACCTAATCCCCAATTCCCCTCTCTCGATCACCTCCAAGGATCCACCTCCGACGCCAAGGAATCATCTCTCAAGAGAGGATTAGACACCGGGGATGATTCTTCCCAGGCACCAATTCCCCTCAAACGCGGTCGTATTGACAATGTCTTCTTCCACCGCGCCGATCTCCATGCCGTCATTCAAATTCAAAACCCTATTCCTTCTCCTCTTCCTCTCTCCCAGTCCCTGTCGCATGCCGCTGCTACCAATGGAGACACTCAAGCTGTGGAAGGGCAGGGGAAGCGTCCGGTTTTTGACTCCGATTTCCTGTCCAGGGCTCTCCGTGAAGCTGAAGCTGAATCCGTCTTTCCGCAGAATTCAGACGATAACGACGATAACTTTGACGTGGAACCTGCAGATTTTAGTGCACCTTATGTATCGCTGAGTGATTATAGGAGGATTCGGAACATGGAGCGTTTCCGACAGATAGCCAAGGAAAGCGCGACTCACTATGCTCGGTTCACGTCAGAGGACAGCGCAGATGAAAGGCCGTCGTCTTCTGCTGCGCCTCAGGGAATTGACGATTCCACATCTCCGTTTTCGATCTCGATGAAGGCTATCAAAGAGGGAGCGACGAAAAAGAAGGGGCGTGAGACGTGGGTTGCGAAGAGTCAAAAGAGGGAGAAGAGGGTCTGTGTTCCCTCATTGCAAGAACTGTGTCTCAGAACTCTCGCGGACAATGCTGATGCCATGGTTTCCCTTGAGGGTGTACCGGATGAGTTGAGGCACAAGCTTTGCAAACTGCTCTGTGACTCGAGAAAGATGAATAGTCACTTTCTTGAACTTCTTCTCAGCGGCTCTCCCACGGAGATTCGCCTGAGAGATTGCTCGTGGTTGACGGTGGAACAGTTTGCCGAATGTTTTCATTCGTGTGACACTGGAAGATTGGAG GTGCTGCAACTTGACCAGTGTGGAAGGTGTATACCTGATTATGCATTATTTGGTCCTCTGAGACCGTCACCATGGTGGTTGCCGAGATTAGTTAATCTGTCCCTCAGTGGTGCATGCCGTCTTTCAGACAAGGGGTTGCATGTGCTAGTTTCTTCTGCTCCATCACTAAGATCAATTAATTTAAGCCAGTGCTCCCTTCTCTCATCTGTCAGTGTCAATATTTTGGCGCAATCGTTGGGATCCCTACTGAAAGAGTTATATCTTGATGATTGCCTAACCATTGATGCTGCACAAATTGTGCCAGCATTGAAGAAACTCGAACATTTAGAAGTGTTATCATTGGCTGGAATTCAAACTGTCTCTGATGAATTTATCGGGGATTACATCACCGCACGTGGTCAGAACATGAAGGAGCTTGTTTTAAAGGACTGTAG AAAATTAACCAATGCATCAATAAAAGTCATTGCCGAGCACTGTCCCGGGTTGTGTGCACTCGATCTTATGTATTTGGACAACTTGACGGATTTATCCATGGGATATCTTACGAATAACTGTCGAGTACTCCATACATTGAAGCTCTGCCGTAATCCATTCAG TGATGAAGCAATTGCTGCATTTTTGGAGATTGCTGGAGGGTCCTTAACAGAACTTtcacttaataatattaagaag GTTGGGCACCATACGGCCTTATCTCTTGCTAGTCATTCAAAAAATTTGCATACTCTAGATCTGTCTTGGTGCCGAAATTTGACAGACAATGAGTTGGGTTTGATAGTAGATAGCTGCTTCTCACTGAGGTTGCTTAAACTTTTTGGATGCTCACTg GTAACAGATGTTTTTCTCAATGGGCACTCAAACCCAGAGATTCAGATCCTAGGATTGAAGATGTCTCCTTTATTGCAAAATGTCAGAATGCCTGATACCTGTGAAGCTCCTTTACGTTATTCATCAGTCTCGGcagatttgatgtataaatga